In Nicotiana tabacum cultivar K326 chromosome 11, ASM71507v2, whole genome shotgun sequence, a single window of DNA contains:
- the LOC107775318 gene encoding putative pre-mRNA-splicing factor ATP-dependent RNA helicase DEAH5, with product MGAEEDGLKKLEYLSLVSKVCSELETHLGFGDKVLAEFITELGRKCETVDEFDRKLKENGAEMPDYFVRTLLTIIHAILPPKVKSKLENELSKDDSEFSALKIRDDRDRVKELEKEIELEAKSKRGKDEEEDFDRNRHDRRRERDRDDRRERGKDRHRDRGRDWDDGDRGRESERDRDWDNHGDDRVEYKGRERHRDRERDKNKYEKNRRDGYGEGEEDDMRSGRHQDRNKYEKNRRDGYEEDGNDERRKGRFPSNELELYGVYKGRVSRVMDSGCFVQLNDFRGKEGLVHVSQLATRRVSNAKDLVKRDQEVYVKVISISGQKLSLSMRDVDQTTGRDLLPLKKSSDDDGLRANPSGMNNEGSKTRIGLSGIRIKEEEDVVPSRRPLKRMSSPEIWEAKQLIAAGVMSVKEFPMFDEEGDGVLYQEEGAEEELEIELNEDEPPFLQGQSRYSVDMSPVKIFKNPEGSLSRAAALQSALIKERREVREQQQRTMLDSIPKDLNRPWEDPMPETGERHLAQELRGVGLSAYDMPEWKKDAYGKALTFGQRSKLSLQEQRKSLPIYKLKNELVQAVHDNQVLVVIGETGSGKTTQVTQYLAEAGYTTKGKIGCTQPRRVAAMSVAKRVAEEFGCRLGEEVGYAIRFEDCTGPETVIKYMTDGMLLREILIDENLSQYSVVMLDEAHERTIHTDVLFGLLKQLVKRRPDLRLIVTSATLDAEKFSGYFFNCNIFTIPGRTFPVEVLYTKQPESDYLDAALITVLQIHLTEPEGDVLLFLTGQEEIDYACQCLYERMKGLGKNVPELIILPVYSALPSEMQSRIFDPAPPGKRKVVVATNIAEASLTIDGIYYVIDPGFAKQNVYNPKQGLDSLVITPISQASAKQRAGRAGRTGPGKCYRLYTESAFHNEMSPTSIPEIQRINLGNTVLMMKAMGINDLLSFDFMDPPSPQALVSAMEQLYTLGALDEEGLLTKLGRKMAEFPLDPPLSKMLLASVDLGCSDEILTIIAMIQTGNIFYRPREKQAQADQKRAKFFQPEGDHLTLLAVYEAWKAKNFSGPWCFENFVQSRSLRRAQDVRKQLLSIMDKYKLDVMSAGKNFTKIRKAITAGFFFHSARKDPQEGYRTLVENQPVYIHPSSALFQRQPDWVIYHELVMTTKEYMREVTVVDPKWLVELAPRFFKVSDPTKLSKRKRQERIEPLYDRYHEPNSWRLSKRRA from the exons ATGGGAGCTGAAGAAGATGGACTAAAGAAATTAGAATATCTTTCTTTAGTTTCAAAAGTTTGTTCAGAGCTCGAGACCCATTTAGGGTTCGGTGATAAAGTATTAGCTGAGTTTATTACGGAGCTTGGTCGAAAGTGCGAGACAGTGGACGAATTTGAtcggaaattaaaagaaaatggtgCTGAAATGCCGGATTATTTTGTCCGCACATTATTGACCATAATTCATGCCATTTTGCCTCCTAAGGTGAAGTCCAAGTTAGAGAATGAGTTGAGTAAGGATGATTCTGAATTTTCGGCATTGAAAATTAGGGATGATAGAGATAGAGTGAAGGAATTAGAGAAGGAGATTGAGTTGGAGGCAAAGAGTAAGAGGGGGAAGGATGAGGAAGAAGATTTTGATAGGAATAGGCATGACAGGAGGCGAGAGAGGGATCGAGATGATAGAAGAGAACGGGGCAAGGATAGGCATAGGGATAGGGGTAGGGATTGGGATGATGGGGATAGGGGTAGGGAGAGCGAGAGGGATAGAGACTGGGATAATCATGGTGATGATAGAGTTGAATATAAGGGCCGGGAAAGGCATAGGGATAGGGAGCGGGACAAGAATAAATATGAGAAGAATAGGAGAGATGGGTATGGGGAAGGCGAGGAGGATGATATGAGGTCTGGGAGGCATCAGGACAGGAATAAGTATGAGAAGAACAGAAGAGATGGGTATGAGGAGGATGGGAATGATGAAAGAAGGAAGGGGAGGTTTCCGTCGAATGAGCTTGAGTTGTATGGAGTGTATAAGGGGAGGGTGTCGAGGGTGATGGATTCTGGTTGTTTCGTTCAGCTGAATGATTTTAGGGGGAAAGAAGGGTTGGTGCATGTTTCCCAGCTTGCTACTAGAAGGGTTTCAAATGCAAAAGATTTGGTAAAGCGTGACCAGGAGGTTTATGTGAAGGTGATCTCTATTAGTGGGCAGAAGCTGAGTCTGTCGATGAGAGATGTTGATCAGACTACTGGAAGGGATTTGTTGCCATTGAAGAAGAGTTCGGATGATGATGGATTGAGGGCGAATCCTTCGGGGATGAACAATGAGGGTTCTAAGACAAGGATTGGTCTTTCAGGTATCAGGATTAAAGAGGAGGAAGATGTTGTTCCATCACGACGACCGTTGAAGAGAATGAGTTCTCCCGAAATATGGGAAGCAAAACAACTCATAGCTGCAGGTGTTATGAGTGTAAAGGAATTTCCTATGTTTGATGAAGAGGGGGATGGGGTGCTATATCAGGAAGAGGGTGCGGAAGAAGAGCTTGAGATTGAGTTGAATGAAGATGAACCCCCTTTCTTGCAAGGCCAGAGTCGGTATTCAGTGGATATGTCCCctgttaaaatatttaaaaatccTGAAGGATCCTTGAGTCGTGCTGCAGCACTTCAATCAGCTTTGATTAAAGAGAGAAGGGAAGTGAGGGAACAGCAACAGAGAACAATGCTAGATTCCATCCCGAAGGATCTTAACAGACCATGGGAAGACCCAATGCCGGAGACTGGTGAGAGGCATCTGGCACAGGAATTGAGGGGTGTCGGTTTATCTGCCTATGACATGCCGGAATGGAAAAAGGATGCTTATGGTAAAGCCTTGACCTTTGGGCAGAGGTCTAAACTATCTCTCCAGGAGCAGAGGAAGAGCCTTCCAATTTACAAGTTGAAGAATGAACTGGTACAGGCTGTCCATGATAATCAGGTCCTTGTCGTCATTGGCGAGACAGGTTCTGGCAAGACAACACAGGTGACACAGTATTTAGCTGAGGCAGGGTATACAACGAAGGGCAAAATTGGATGTACTCAACCTCGTCGAGTGGCTGCTATGTCAGTGGCTAAGAGAGTTGCTGAGGAATTTGGTTGTCGTTTAGGGGAAGAAGTTGGTTATGCTATCCGTTTCGAGGATTGTACTGGACCAGAAACTGTTATAAAGTATATGACTGATGGTATGCTTCTGAGGGAGATTCTGATTGATGAAAATTTGTCCCAGTATTCAGTCGTAATGCTTGATGAAGCGCACGAGAGAACCATTCACACTGATGTTCTCTTCGGACTGCTTAAGCAACTTGTGAAGAGGAGACCTGACCTCCGTCTGATAGTCACATCTGCAACCTTGGATGCAGAGAAATTTTCTGGATATTTCTTCAACTGCAACATCTTTACAATTCCAGGAAGAACTTTTCCAGTAGAGGTGCTTTACACTAAACAACCAGAAAGCGATTACCTTGATGCAGCTTTAATCACTGTACTACAGATCCACTTGACAGAACCTGAAGGTGACGTCCTCCTTTTCCTGACTGGTCAAGAGGAGATTGATTATGCTTGCCAATGTCTGTACGAGAGGATGAAAGGGCTAGGTAAAAATGTTCCTGAACTGATTATTTTACCTGTCTATAGTGCTCTGCCCAGTGAAATGCAATCTAGAATTTTTGATCCTGCCCCTCCTGGGAAGAGAAAAGTGGTTGTTGCTACGAATATTGCTGAAGCTTCATTGACTATCGATGGTATATATTATGTTATTGATCCTGGATTTGCAAAGCAAAATGTGTACAATCCAAAACAGGGGCTTGATTCTTTGGTGATAACTCCAATTTCACAAGCATCAGCAAAGCAACGAGCTGGGCGTGCTGGAAGAACAGGACCTGGTAAATGCTACCGCCTATACACGGAGAGTGCGTTCCACAATGAAATGTCTCCTACTAGCATCCCTGAAATCCAGAGGATAAATCTTGGGAACACTGTACTTATGATGAAAGCTATGGGAATTAATGATCTTTTGTCGTTTGATTTCATGGACCCTCCTTCCCCTCAGGCTCTGGTATCAGCCATGGAACAGTTGTATACTCTTGGAGCGCTGGATGAAGAGGGGCTCCTAACAAAATTGGGAAGGAAAATGGCAGAATTTCCATTGGATCCTCCTTTGTCCAAGATGCTCCTCGCCAGTGTGGACCTTGGTTGTAGCGATGAGATCTTGACCATCATTGCAATGATTCAAACTGGCAATATCTTCTACAGACCAAGAGAAAAACAAGCTCAGGCTGATCAGAAAAGAGCCAAGTTTTTTCAGCCTGAGGGTGATCATCTGACCTTGCTTGCTGTTTACGAGGCTTGGAAAGCCAAAAACTTTTCTGGGCCATggtgttttgaaaattttgttcAATCTCGATCTCTTAGGAGGGCACAAGATGTCAGGAAACAACTCCTCTCCATTATGGACAA GTATAAATTGGATGTTATGAGTGCCGGAAAAAACTTTACAAAGATCCGCAAGGCTATTACAGCAGGTTTCTTTTTTCATTCTGCCAGAAAGGATCCTCAAGAGGGTTATAGAACCCTTGTTGAAAACCAGCCCGTTTACATCCATCCTAGCAGTGCACTTTTTCAAAGACAACCGGACTGGGTTATTTACCATGAGTTGGTGATGACAACTAAGGAGTACATGCGCGAAGTCACTGTTGTAGATCCGAAATGGCTTGTGGAATTGGCGCCGAGATTCTTCAAAGTGTCTGACCCAACTAAATTGAGCAAGCGCAAGAGACAAGAACGCATTGAACCCCTTTACGATAGATACCATGAGCCTAACTCATGGCGGTTGAGTAAAAGGAGAGCTTGA